In Labilibaculum sp. DW002, the genomic window GGAGTATCGCCAACAGGCTTAGTAAAGTTGCAAATATTTAGGATAATAGGAGTTACTGGCTTAGCAGTACCAAAACCCGACTGCTTACGGAATGAATCCATCCAAGCACCTGGACGCTTAGATGCACGTGGGTGATAATCTAAATAGAAAATACCAATATGTGTTCCATCAGCTTCTTGAAGCTCCCAAGTTTGACATTCTTCATGAAACTTAGCAATATCCTTACGCTCGATGAATTTGATACCATATAACTTTGTTGCCAAAGCAAAAGCACCATCACGTACGTTGTTAATTTCGAAATAAGGACGTAGTTCATTCTCGTCAAGAGCATACTTTGCTTTCTTCACTTTATCAGAATAGTACCACCAGTCCCAAGAAGCTAACTTAAATTTGCCACCTTCTTTGTTAATCATTTTTTGCAATTCAACAGCTTCTTTCTTAGCATTTGGCAAAGTTTTATTCCAAAGCTTGTTCAATAACTCAAGAGCTTTCTCCGGAGTCTTAGCCATATTCTTATCAAGAACATAAGCTGCGTGATTTTTAAAGCCGAATAATTTAGCTCTCTCGATTCTTAAGTTTGCAATTTCCTGAGCAATCTTCTTATTATCAAATTCGTTATTGTTGTTACCACGATTTGTGTAGCCCATGTACAATTTCTCTCTCAAGTCACGCTTATCAGAGTATTGTAGGAAAGGAAGCATCGATGGCTTATCTAAACCAAACATCCACTTACCTTCTTTACCAGCAGCAGTTGCTTTTTCAGCAGCAGCACCAATAACAGATTCAGGTAAACCAGCAAGGTCTTCTTTCTTGTCGATAACCAACTCGAAAGCATTTGTTTCTTTCAATACATTATCGCCAAACTGCATGGTTAGTAAAGCTAATTTACCATCAATCTCACGCAATTTTGTTTTTTTGTCAGCATCAAGATTAGCACCACTACGAACAAAGCCTTGGTACATTTTCTCTAGTAAAGTATTCTGCTCAACAGTCAACTTCAAATCAGCTTTCTTATCGTAAACTGTTTTAATTCTCTTAAATAGGTTTTCGTTAAGGCTAATGTCAGCACTGTATTTTGTCATGATAGGAGACAATCTTTTAGCTAATGCAGCAATTGAATCAGTATTCTCTGATCCTTTAATGTTAAAGAATACATCACTAACTTTACCTAGCAGTTTTCCAGCTTTTTCGTAAGCTACAATTGTATTTTCGAAGGTAGCTGTTTCTTTGCTGTTTGCAATTGCATCAATCTCTGCACGACCTTGTACCATACCTTCTGTAAAAGCAGGCTCAAAGTGTTCAAATTTGATTTGATCAAACGGCGCTGTTTGATGTGGTGTGTTATACTCAGAAAAAAACGGGTTATCAGTCTTTTGCTCACTTTTGTTATCATTACAAGCGGTTAAACCGATACCTGCAATAAGTACGTAAAGGAAAGTCTTTTTCACGTTGTTCGTTTTAGTGTTAATAATTTTTGAATGTTCGCCGACCAAATTAGTAAAAAACCATTGTTTTTCCTTACAATTAATATAGTTTCCGCAACATATTGCTTTTAATTAAGAATTAAAATTTGGTAATGAGTAATAAACAGAAGGAGATACGATGTCTCCATATATTATGCCATTAAAATTTCCATAAAAAAGAGCCTCACGGCAAGTGAGGCTCTATATTTAAAATATGATTAATCAATCATTTAAATTCTGAATTACTTAAGTCCTTTTTTCATATTAAAGCTAGTAGACGGTTGTGCCTGCTTAGCTTGTTGAAAGTTTTTAATCAGACGCTTAAAGGTGTTCGACGAAGGTTTTTCATGCGTTAAATCAATCATGAAACGCTTAAATCCTTCTTTAATAAGATTATTTTTCTGTTGCATCCAGGTTACAGGATGTTTAGGATATACAATTGTGATTCCATCTCTAAGGTCTTTATCAAATTCACCCTGCATATCATCAATTAACTCATCTTCCTTATGCAATTTTACAGGCATTCTCGAGAAGAATAACTGAGGATAAAAATAGACTGGAATAATACCAAAACGATCGTTTCCAAGCAGCAAATTCTCTAGATCGTTTTCCTGTGGATGAGTGTATAAGTTAATACCTTCTTCCTGAACGTGAGCAACGGCTGCCTCATTAAACAGATATACATTCTCGTTACACGCTATTCTAGCTTTTGCAGGAACAATAAGCTTCTGTGATAAGTGACTGATCATGAAGTTTTGATAACCATTTTTCATTGCCTTATCGCAAATGTCCTTGTAAAAATCGATGTCATTTTCAGGAATGAATTTTGGCAATTCGATGAATATTTTCCCTGCGTTCTTTTGTAGGAAAGGAGCATTTAATCGTAATTCTTTCCATTCCGATTTTTTCAAGTTCAAGATTAAGTAATCCATCTCGTTTAAATGGATCTTTCTTAACCAAGCCATGGAATCAATACGTACATAGATCTGTTCTTTCTTTGGACTGTCCTTTTTTCCTAAACTTTTAACAATTTTGGTTCTGGCTCCACGATGCATGTTTATTGGTAGCGGCTTACCTTCTTCAGTGAATTTACTAGAGAATTTCTCCTCTTGCAATCCCGCAAGGTAAACTTGATCGCCAGATCTAGCGATAGCGTCTTTTGCATTTACTTTATAAACACCTTCTTCGAGCAAATCAATTTCTTTGATTTTAATTGCTTTTTGAGGCTCCCCACTTCGTTGCTTAATGCGAATTCGATTACCAAGTTTTAGTTCATGATCCGAAGAGATAATTACACGATCGTTAACTCTTTCCAATACTTCACCAATAAGAATACCAGTGTTTGTATTTTGAGTGATGGCACTACTTACATTGCCAGCCAAAAAGTATCCTGTCTTTTCACGACCCATGTCGTAGTTTAGAAGTTTTTTCGCAGTTTCAATATTGTTATTGTCAATAACTTCTCGGTAAGCACGAGATACATTGTAAACAAATTCAGCAGGTTTCATACGGCCTTCAACCTTAATCGATTCAATGCCTATTTTTATTAATTCTGGTAATACTTCAACAGCTTGGTTGTCTTTCAAACTAAAGACATAGCTTTTTTGTTTTCCCGATTGGTAAAAACGACGACAGGGTTGTGCACACAAACCTCTGTTGGCTCCACTACCGCCTAGATAGCTACTAAATAGGCACATTCCAGAAAAGGAATAGCATAGAGCTCCGTGCATGAAAATCTCCAATTCAATGTCCGATTTCT contains:
- a CDS encoding peptidase U32 family protein, whose translation is MKKPELLLPVGNPEMFHAAIKGGADAVYLGLRQFNARGRATNFSVSQLQSLLKLAYKNNIKVYLTLNTVIKNDEIADLLDTLNLVKKSSISAIIIQDWGVYHLVKKHFPEITVHASTQMANHNSLGAIYSQQKDFERVVMARELTLPELKEIKKKSDIELEIFMHGALCYSFSGMCLFSSYLGGSGANRGLCAQPCRRFYQSGKQKSYVFSLKDNQAVEVLPELIKIGIESIKVEGRMKPAEFVYNVSRAYREVIDNNNIETAKKLLNYDMGREKTGYFLAGNVSSAITQNTNTGILIGEVLERVNDRVIISSDHELKLGNRIRIKQRSGEPQKAIKIKEIDLLEEGVYKVNAKDAIARSGDQVYLAGLQEEKFSSKFTEEGKPLPINMHRGARTKIVKSLGKKDSPKKEQIYVRIDSMAWLRKIHLNEMDYLILNLKKSEWKELRLNAPFLQKNAGKIFIELPKFIPENDIDFYKDICDKAMKNGYQNFMISHLSQKLIVPAKARIACNENVYLFNEAAVAHVQEEGINLYTHPQENDLENLLLGNDRFGIIPVYFYPQLFFSRMPVKLHKEDELIDDMQGEFDKDLRDGITIVYPKHPVTWMQQKNNLIKEGFKRFMIDLTHEKPSSNTFKRLIKNFQQAKQAQPSTSFNMKKGLK
- a CDS encoding M3 family metallopeptidase, whose product is MKKTFLYVLIAGIGLTACNDNKSEQKTDNPFFSEYNTPHQTAPFDQIKFEHFEPAFTEGMVQGRAEIDAIANSKETATFENTIVAYEKAGKLLGKVSDVFFNIKGSENTDSIAALAKRLSPIMTKYSADISLNENLFKRIKTVYDKKADLKLTVEQNTLLEKMYQGFVRSGANLDADKKTKLREIDGKLALLTMQFGDNVLKETNAFELVIDKKEDLAGLPESVIGAAAEKATAAGKEGKWMFGLDKPSMLPFLQYSDKRDLREKLYMGYTNRGNNNNEFDNKKIAQEIANLRIERAKLFGFKNHAAYVLDKNMAKTPEKALELLNKLWNKTLPNAKKEAVELQKMINKEGGKFKLASWDWWYYSDKVKKAKYALDENELRPYFEINNVRDGAFALATKLYGIKFIERKDIAKFHEECQTWELQEADGTHIGIFYLDYHPRASKRPGAWMDSFRKQSGFGTAKPVTPIILNICNFTKPVGDTPSLLTPDEVETLFHEFGHALHGFLSKCRYNTLSGTSVSRDFVELPSQVMENWCFEPEMLALYAKHYKTGEVIPAELVKKIQAAGKFNQGFATLEYLAASLLDMKYHTLTEPLTEDVMTFEKNYLEGMGLIPEIYSRYRSTYFNHIFSSPVGYSAGYYAYIWAGVLDSDAFQAFKETSLFDQATAKSFRDNVISRGGTEDPMVLYKRFRGAEPSIDPLLIKRGLK